The Microcaecilia unicolor chromosome 3, aMicUni1.1, whole genome shotgun sequence nucleotide sequence actgcactaacagcagtgctacacaccgtaacaaaagggaaaaacagggaagtcaaacacacaagtcacaagtgcacactgcactaaactaacctggacctaaagcaagtagccagaagcaaacgttgcgaaggccctgaaggaaagaacccacttccttatcaaggccctcccagatgatgtcactctccctagagccaggcagaacacattcaaaccccgagaggcccaacccacatcaatgcagcaccgagaaactcttgaagccagtacacccagggagaggtagagcaactcagaccacacccacagctgcagtgaagtgacaattaaccccatgctgctggaagctgccagcacagagagacagagccagctcagaaaggacagagaaagaaacagaagccagctaagaagctgactcccaggaaagaggtaagtttgagaggggttctgaccccaatcataacaagaagcagacccccagaaataaggtaagtctgagaggggtcacgaccacagatgtgacagcaggggagagaagagaatcgatgggtatgggtggctggaggggggcaggggagagaagagaatcgatgggtagggatggatagagggaggcaggggagagaagagaattgctgatatggatggatggagggagggcaggggggaaaggagggttgctggacatgggtggaggagagggaagggagagagaagaaatgctggacatggatggaggggagtgaggaaggagatgagatgagggaaaaggaagagaggagaaaaacacatggatgaagaaaataggcagaagctggatccactggacagtcaagtctgtggaggacccagcttttacttacagatgtagggcaagaaatgaagaagaaaggcagaaagtaaagaaataaatggaaaggaagccctggaaactgagttaagaggacagataaaaGCAGAATTGGATTCTGGGCCAGCAtgctcagaaaaacaaagtcaccagacaacaaaggtagaaaaaaaatcattttattttcattatagtgtttggaatatgtccactttgagaatcaggtgctcaacattaaaagtttatatttattttacttatttatggaattttatcccacattaaacatgaattagactgTAACCTGGGatcaattaattttttttcatgaagtaatgccccccccccaggctctctcccaggctatagccagctctgcaatttgggggggggggggcgcagaggtgcacgaggggcacagaggtggatgggggatggggggcacgcagaggtggaccggggagagagcctgttgttaaacatttacacagcacaccactgagaatgcctcatggagagggagagggaggggccaagaagggctcacacaggcccagggaggaggaggtaaagaccaatggggacagagcctgccaccaggtggcaagggtggtcccagaggacagccttcgattggagagaaaggtcatacctggctgacctctcaggacagagatagtaagaatgaccaggaaatgatagcaggtagacaaaggagccaagcttggctgagaaagagaggaggtctgggcagccgcacaaaccagtggtaacagttcttatacagacagacaagtgtggctgcattgcctgtgaactacattacacacaatgcattgctcacgtaacTTTGCAGTGGGGACTGCAGCGATGaagatccttagaagtgagaatgacagtaaaggcattaaacacattttagggtcacattataaactagtacaaggctgtcagaggacagaacaaaagGTACCTTAAAACCACTAAGAATTATGTAGGCAGCGCTGTGTGTCTGAGACTCCTATATGTTGCTACAGAGTAGAGACCTGCACAAGAACAGGGTTCGTGGGAATCCCTCTGGGGTTGCGGGACTACTGCAGGGACAGAAGTAGTTCTaagggattcccgtggggatggaagcagtctCTCACCTACGAAgtgaaagtcttccattaatcctctctgctcctgggctgatgtgcagacctcagctctaaCACAGACACGAGCATCAGAGGTCAtctgacctactggcacatgcAGGTGGTGCCCTCTccacacacagtgccagtgaatcagaaatGAGTCTTCCATGtgcgaaccaggggcgtatctgcgtggggccacaggggcctgggcccccgcagatttcgccctggcccccctccccgccgtcaaccctcccccgctgcttacttttgctggcgccgaggtccgacccgcaatctccgtttttcgtcttcctccgtggccatgcttccaggaagtaacgctgcagtgctgattcgttgaatccagttcggcgtctgacgtcagacgtcgaactggggtcaacgaatcagcactgcagcgttacttcctggaagcatggccacggaggaagacgaacaacggagactgcgggtcgggacctcggcgccagcaaaagtaagcagcgggggagggttgacggcggggagggggtggagagaggcggcggcggcggcgggggggggggagggaggcaaaaatgtgccccccctctctggctctggccccccctaccgccggattccagatacgcccctggtgcgaaCCAGAGTGtttcaagttccaacttccgtctctttgttgcctgcagtgctgcagctcgaaCCCGGAGACAGACTAAGAGAGCcatcctgaatttttttttaggtaccattaatTTCTTGCGGGGACGAGTACGATTCCaatggggacaggttagatttctgtgCCCATGCAAGAGCTGGCCGGGCCTTTGTGCAGGGAGTGGAGACACATAATGAATAGCTCACAGATCCAATCTGTGGAACTGTGCATGACTATCCTTACAGCCTGAGCCCTGGCTGCAAAACCACAGGCAGGCTGCAAGCAGCCTCTGGCAAGAGAATATGCTCCGCCCTACCAAGCTGCTACAGTCTAAAGCTACAGTTCACTTTACTTAGTCTCCCAAGTCATGGCTGTGATGGCACTACTCATAGTTATCCTCAAGGTAGGAGTTGGCCTCCTGGCACTGCCAGTCTATGTGTTGCATTTTCTAGGACTCTGGGACCCCATCTGTAAGAGGTTTTTCTCCTTCGCTATGAGCATATTTGCCAGATATTTGAAAGACAAGATGCGACAGTACAAGAAGGAGTTGTTCAGTACCCTGGGAGACTTTGCAGGCCCCTCAGGCCAGCTCACCCTGCTGGAAATTGGCTGTGGCAGTGGTGCCAACTTCCAGTTCTTCCCGAATTGCTGCAGAGTAACCTGTGTGGACCCCAACCCTCATTTCCAGAGGTACTTGAGTAACAGCTTGAAGGAAAATAAGCACATACGGTTTGAGCGCTTCCTGGTGGCTTCTGCGGAGGAGATGACCCAGGTGGCCAACGCTTCAGTGGATGTGGTGGTCTCTACCCTGATGCTTTGTTCAGTGAAAAACATAGACACTGTACTGAGTGAGATCAAGAGAGTGCTTAGACCGGTACGTACTGGGCACCATGGGGAGGTGTTCATTAAAACTTGCAGTgaatggggaaaggagaaaatccATTCTGCTTCTTTTTTGCCAAATGACCACCTGCTTCAGATCCACTGGTCTTAGAAAACATGTTTGGAAGAGGTATTTTCTGTATTAGCTGTATCTAATGGTTAGAGAAATGGGctgaaaagcagggaagccagggttcaaatcccactgctgctctttgagtGCTTGGGAAAGTGACTTTCCATTATCTCCGCTGTAAGTCTCCAGGGACAGACAAATACctgttgtacctgaatgtaattcaccttcagCCTCTATTGtgagaggtatgagctaaatacaaatctgaaatccagtaccaggtatattgtgaagcaatacaaaaccctacaaaagtaaCTCAGGACCTATTgtgcaattctagcataccataacagcactaatgtCCAGGAATCACACAACTAGGGTCTATCTAAGAAAAGGCAGCACCGTAAAAATTGTCatgggcactagaacatcaatacacctactggGAGAACtaagcaagctggattagtacagccTGATCGTACATAGAAATTCAGTGCTTAACAGAATAACTggcctctttcacacacacaaaacacacagaccctcaccaaaacaGATTAAGTAACTATAATCTACAAACAGAAATATGTTAACAAAAGTTaatctgaacccccaagaagccagactctgaagccagactctgcatacattgCAACACCAGAAAAGTAGAAACAATGACACATGTCCCCCTATACTGCGCAAAACAAAGATAGtagctgcaaatttcaaaaactgacatattccaatcactaataAATACACATAAAACAGAAactaaggtgatatctttttattggactaacttagtacattttttgattagcttttaaagaccaaaacctctttcctcatgCCAGGGTAGTATAATGCTTTCATGgaatcctgtcctgacctgaggaaggtgtCTCGTTCTCTCTTCCACTGCCTAATCCAGTTTCTTCCCATCTATCTCTCTTCCCATCCACCATTgctgtcccccccctctctctctgtccctctccccACATCCAGCGTCTCTCACTTTTCCTCCCTATCCAACATcaccccttccctctgtgtctctcctcttcatccagcatcaccctgttttttcaccctaatccagcatcaccccatctATCTCTCTTCTCACCCATCACCCTGTCTCttttcccccatccagcatctcactCTTCTTCCCCATTCAGCATTACCctatctctctcttttctccacaTCCAACATCAGTCTCTcttttccccatccagcatcactctatagagtcattccgtgtcaagtggaccaattttaaaggtcgtccccacctcaccatctcagattttgatgaaatttggtacatagtttctttatgataaaaaactaagctgtgaaaaattttagttcaaaagactaaaaattggaggttctaggggacctcaaataaagggttgcaaaatgtcgcctgagcaaaaatgacattttgggccaacttccagaagctgtaaaactggaagttttagtagtacaagggggatatttggagaacctgcactacttttagggcttaatgaactggcaaaaccccatgttcctagtcctcttactttttgaatggtttaggctcaaacctTGCCAAAAAAAAACGGCAAAACTCAGTTTACAGCGATGTTGaagctgctgtagtttctaaactagttggcctttcaggttgatttttggtaggtgtactaaatgtacggctgtaatgaggccttccaatttgcagcaccttccttcaagtggttgaaaaattataagcgttcaaagttggtataaaaagcatttttgcccatattgggctatctttgatgcccttgatctccagtgggacagcttcaatattctttcttttagcaccattagaaagagcagatttccttctatcagaatatgtagttttcaatttggagtctctccatataaggattgcaaaaaaagtgttttttggccagtattgttgaatgatagatgaaacggatatagggcccatcgatgtttctaattgctgtataagtcactcagttgctttaagcatgcgttggtccatggtggctaggccactaccaattcaataggaagtggcaacctcatcgccaagagTTCACGCCCGATAgcaagtccagccacttggcacaggttcccaagcctgaaggtgggcatcttacttgaggttcccaagcctcatttggttgtctttgcctagtttctcaagcctaatgggggtgtcttaatggttcccaagtaaaacctcagtgctgaagtgacaagaatttttcactgataagtttcactgctgtttctggaaatgtatactgtcgtccaagtgctgtagttgctggtactggaagaactgctagaatatgctgttcagaaatccaacaagaatctcttctgctaggccaatgaaatgatcgtgcaggcccgcatggatgcataaagttgaccaaggcatcatgttcttcaaatgatgtgtcacagacattgccaatccaccatttgttgtcataaacacaggcaacatactgcccaggctgaagttgagacacatttatgtacactcactgggtcaggtacactcactgggtcatctgactgacaaagtttgacaacaaatgaggaggaatcatttgacactctactgactgaaatttggttcaagtcaatgggaataaattggtgattttcacgagttccagcaactgtggaagctttactgaatctttcctcttgtgcagatcttgaagattcaatttcatccttggaaacaaaaatgaacttgattttatttattttttgatcacaaaattcaaacaagccttgtgctgtgagaatttggctatttttaggtcgttgcaaactagcctgagcagctagtcgctttgttgtaccacctatggcatcacatggtgacttgccatggcttgtgccaaagcaattccactgtgcacttattccaaattctgtttgatgatagcacaagttggcaaagtttttgaagttcttgtattgtgcagctgagccatcactaaagtatgttacatattttatttctccaattttgcttttcaagaacgcgattaatttttccaagaatgcatgtacagcaactgcatcatgccgcaagctgtcacttattatgcaaacacttatgcactgaatttcacttgaagcatcacggaagtacacaacaaatggatgcagtgtagcttgactgttttcccagtggaaaccttgaacagcatcttggacaataaaggagtagttttcagcaaagtccaagagaacaacaatttcacaaggatttaggttttctttaacagtttttaagtattgtgtctgatgtttggaaatgtaatggtgaattgacaggtttgaaactttcaatgcaagctcagatacaaaatcatcaacatacatctgtttggtctccagtgtggtgcgatctgtatgaacccactgcttaaactcgattgtttcacctgggtcagcatcactgaacacttctgtcaggtaattttcaagcacatctttacctggacatatttcacacctgtgaagcatgcattctttgcattccaaattgcacacagttttagccatcagtgctttgtaatcttcgttcagcagatggcttccagcaagcataagcttcacattttgatgaatgacacaaacacacactgaatgcataccagatgagccaacagtgacacaccattttggccttagctcacaaaatttggaaaaacccacttctggcccatttcgagtacgatatgcaacatacatttcttttagattgctaagcagcaagcgcttttgcatttgaattttttcagtgccagttctgacagagacaaaatcttttttccctgggcacagtctactgaattcatcatcttcaaaaaagccaagaatttttttttctgtttcttctggtaaaactttacctttcttcttgtctggttttgccagaattccacaaactgatttcagatttcttgcttttttaaccattctagttgaaaccatgaattctgaggcagttctttcaatagaccagctttttggtgctaaagttagtatttgcagtttttctgcatgatttgctgaaacttggactttgtttttcaactcgtttagcaggtcatcataatcagaacatttgtcacatttctgactggtagaaggttgagtttcaaactcatttaggtctaagccaccagcaactgcaagatgatgactcaaagtattttgcactcgcctgattttgcgcttggtgtagcctcgtacatcacgcttgctgacttttttgaactttaatggagaaataccaagagatgtcaaacttgtgttcaacttgccagaaacgtcactgtgttcatcatctgctgttgttgatgatgataaagaatcagcagctctgttactgacgtcttttcgacaagatggacatagtttctgacccggcacaaatattttgcttgttaaggcctttagctgggctgctagtgtgtcatccagcactcttaagcccctttttgcattatgaccacctttggaaaatgggttacagcaggttctttgcaaaaattcaaactttttcaatagtaaggattcatgatgaaggcaaatagttgatccagcatcgaaaagttgaccagaacgctcttgtaacaacttctgttgatcaggcagaagctcttcaattaatttcaaacctttatttttattgtatgtcagtaaatgacactctgatgtacttgaacagccaactgagcaaagtggaaattcatctggtctttctggatccattgatgaccgaccattagcatcagttcaacaaacgcatttattcttgcaatcaggttttcaatgggtaaaattttacttcagtctaaagtgattaatatcttcatttgtggcatttaattcaatataaatgagcctgtcggtgcaggtgcgagtttcttcaacaagaagtatgtatacaatggtttccaccctgttttttagtttacttgaacacTGTATTATAACataatgtttaaagaaaacttctttagccagttagacttggccaattatgattggtgaaccctgttgcaaggcagaattgtttgtttcattgcccaattgtatgcttctggtacctcctggctcctgagtgtctgttgctaggcttactttgatgcctacagttcactaagaggtcaaactgtagcaagggtgaagaaacaccagcaacagacactcagacgccttgcaacagggtccaccaatcataattggccaagttggtcatcctaactgactgcagttttcttgaaacctggcctcatccttccacatcctaaaaaacattcctgttttttagttttcttgaatacagttttataacataatgtgttcttaatttaaaaaaaactggtgCTTTTTcaaagaagaatcacttttactacacttgtatcaagggtgtagtgaagaaatcacaggctgctgcccgcaaacatttgagggcatttttacaatccttatatgaagagactccaaaatgaaaactacatattctgatagaaggaaatctgctctttctaatggtgctaaaagaaagaatattgaagctgtcccactggagatcaagggcatcaaagatagcccaatatgggcaaaaatgctttttataccaactttgaacgcttataatttttcaaccacttgaaggaaagtgctgcaaattggaaggcctcattacagccgtacatttagtacacctaccaaaaatcaacctgaaaggccaactagtttagaaactacagcagcctcaacatcgctgtaaattggtTTTTGCAGTTTTtgtggcaaagtttgagcctaaaccattcaaaaagtaagaggactaggaacatggggttttgccagttcattaagccctaaaagtagtgcaggttctccaaatatcccccttgtactactaaaacttccagttttacagcttctggaagttggcccaaaatgtcatttttgctcaggcgacattttgtaaccctttacttgaggtcccctagaacctccaatttttagtcttttgaactaaaatttttcacagcttagttttttatcataaagaaactatgtaccaaatttcatcaaaatctgagatggtgaggtggggacccctggtccacttgacacggaatgactctatatctctccctcccatccagcatcactcTAACTCTTCACCTCATCCAGCATTactccatctccctctctctctctgctaacCCCTCCAGCATcatgttttctttctctcttctcctcatcCAATATCACTCTCGCTTTCTCCTCCGAATCAAGCATGACCTCATCTCTCTGTCATTATCTCTTTCCCCTCATCCAGCAtcaccctctctctttctccccccccccccccccccttcatgatCATCCTTTTACAGCATTTTTCAAGATCTGGGGCAGGCAGctgtaaaacaaaatgaaagcacATGGGACCATTTTCCTGCATGCTGCTGGTGACACTCCCTCTGATGCATGAAGTTTATATCAGAGGGGGCAAGACTGGCAGAGCAGCGGTAGCGCACACAGGAAAATAGTCCCTaatgttttctctttgtttttagAGTTGATTGCACTGCCACCTGCTGGCAAACTTGAAATTCTGTAAGAGGATGGtcaggagaggaggggaaagagagacccctgaggggagggggcccagcagcaggacaggtaggcacaatttttatttgaaatctgtttgggggagcagccgcttcCCCTGCACCtctcctagctatgcctctgtttAAAACATGctaacacagtaacacagtaaatgacagcaaataaaaacctgcatggtccatccattctACATAAAAAGGCGGCCAGACCAgtagcggagccaggttgacggtgcCGGGGGAACGAAAGCGGCGCAAGATCAGACTTCCGCCGACAAACATTTTCTATACAACACGACAGGCGCCAGTGCCAGCAAAACTCCGTTTGGggagtgtagcctagtggttagtgcagcggactttgatcctgaggaactgggttcacttcccaatgcagctccttgtgactgtgggcaagtcacttaaccctccattgccccaggtacaaaataagtacctgtatatatgtaaaccactttgaatgtagatgcaaaataccacagaaaggcggtatatcaagtcccatttccccttcccctggtgccccacctagctatgccactgggccaGACTGCTGCCCAACACTCTGTGCAACTTATAGTCcttcatgcttaaacactggttggcagTTAAATATGATGGAGTCTTGGGACAATatagggttcattttcaaaacatgaaaacatccaaaaatagggcacaaagtggcagatgcctttttttttttttttgcaagaacgTCCACATCACtgttttcaaaactaatttttcagatgtttttctatgcaggtcATCTAATCTCAAGGAGGTGTGTTGGAGGAGTTTTTGGGTGGGACTTGGGAGGcttatgatttggacatttttctgtttttttggatagacttgtttcaataaagactgtgccaaaaaggtgccaaaactgaccagatgaccactggagggataaaggcatgaccccccccccttaattcccTAGTGTTACTGATGCTTCTCACCTCCCTAAGAGGTGAatatgacagtacataccaggctctatgacacaTGCAGTTaaaatggccattcctcttagagcagcaagcaggtctctggcgtagcctagtggttggtgcagtggactgtagagatggGGACCCAGGCACatgtcccactctaactggtattgtggtagaaagtgtgagcaccccaaaaaacacaaaatacctactgaacccacatataggtgacacctgcaggcataagggctattgtagtggtgtacagttgggtatattttttgctatttctagagggctcaccatacaatataagggggttatgatgatGTATACCTGGAacattttatgtgaagttcactacaGTGCTCCCTAGGCTgcccccataggcggtcggtggcccaactgtttagggaggctaaagggggcggggttaggggtgggggccaggggcggagcttacctccataattgtctgacaacacagaaaaaaaataagtaaaaataaaatagttacagttaataccttttattaaatttagatattagatgtcaaagaataaagtggttgctcaaagcatatactaaccacaattgctcaactgcaaaacactatgcacaactttgtgcaaaaacacactcagaaccttactgtaccataaatattacactgggcagaccctaatacaccaatataccacccatagggaaaatgcagaccgtcaacaatatgatacaaggaatcatatcacaattctcatttagagccacaaaacacccttttagggtggatattgttcacaatgagctccttttattaacgaccatatgtagatccttcaagaggtaatgtgtcatgatttacgctgtacaccctttctgatgttttggtgccacctcagtaagcccaacacacaatctctccactgcaaaacactatacacacacttgtgcaaaaacacactcatagccttaccaaaccataacagcactaattccaaggacgagctacaacctttatgtgtggaaaggcaggacTATAATTACATGGGCTCTAAAACatcagtacacaacctagtgaaacaaaaacaaaacaaaacaaaaagggctgcaaatactacacgctagcagaatactgcatcttgatcacacatgaaaaacacatgacacaacagatatgaaggcaaaatactgaactggaaagttacctcaagaagtcagacttagcatgcagcaatactagaaaaattgaaacttacatgcaaaatatcacagatgtacatttccaaaagctgacatattccaattaataaattctgaataaaaaatgttttctacctttgctgtctgagcatttagtttttctattagctttggtcccagtgtcttctttccatctgatattttttctctcaccatgtccatcatccttctgtgtccttatgcgtcctgtcta carries:
- the LOC115466792 gene encoding methyltransferase-like protein 7A, coding for MAVMALLIVILKVGVGLLALPVYVLHFLGLWDPICKRFFSFAMSIFARYLKDKMRQYKKELFSTLGDFAGPSGQLTLLEIGCGSGANFQFFPNCCRVTCVDPNPHFQRYLSNSLKENKHIRFERFLVASAEEMTQVANASVDVVVSTLMLCSVKNIDTVLSEIKRVLRPGGAYFFLEHVIGHASSWTFFFQQILDPTWQRLFDGCHLMRKSWRNLEQAGFTELKLQHITLPIMLNAANPTVLGYAVK